The region GACCCTTatttttgggtcctccaccccacaaataccaaaacaaaataatccaaCCAGAAAAGGACCCAGCAGGAAGACCGGCACGCCGGTTGGCTGCGAAGCGCCCTCGGCCCGGCGTCCACCCCCACGCCCTTCTTGTAAATTTTGTTCTTTCGTCTGTAACCCATGCACCTGTCTCCTCTACTCCTAGCATGTCCCTTCAGTCCCCCACCCACACATCTTTTTAGATTCAGATTCTGACCTCACTGCAATTGAAGATGGCCCTATTTTGGTTGATTTACTTTCTGGTCCAGATGATCATTTAGACACAGATTTTGATTTTCACAATCGTTTTTCTAGCCCCTCCCAGTATTCATCACGGTTTTCTTTAGATTATTCTTTTCACTCCACACCTATCGTGTTCCACTCACCTGTGTCGTGTTCCCCGAGTGCTTCCGTGTGACACTGTTTTGCCACCCCACATTTTTGTTGGCCCCTGTTTTAGTTTATATTCTGATTTAGATTCTGATTTTGATGAAGAAATGGAGTCACCTGATTATGGTTTGAGTGCATGtgagtttttttcattttttttgtcaccccGTTCCTCATCCTCGTGTGCACCCCTTAGCCCCACGTCGCTTAGTTCCCTGTCGTTTCCCTCACCTCGTTCTCCCTCCTCACCTTGTTTTGTCCCTTCTAGTCCCGAGTCTTTAGTTCCTGTACCCTCGGTCCCTAGTGTCTCCTGTGTTCCCCAACCTCTATGGCGGCAGGCTGATGGGGCCCCAGTCCCTGCTCCACGGCGGCAGCCAGGCTCTAGACCCTGCTTCAGGGCGGCAGCCGGCCCCAGTCCCTGCTTCACGGCGGCAGCAAGTCCCCATCCCGGCTCTTCGGAAACCTCAAGTCCCTGGTCCTTGTTGGCCTAAAGTTCAAGCTCAGCCGCTGCCGCCCCTGtcctcctcgcctgtgccgctgcagcacCAAGCTTCCGCATCTCTGCCGCTGCAGCTCTATGTTCAAGCGCCTGCTCCCCAGCTGCTGCAGCCTCAAGCCCATGTTCCTGTTCCGGCGGCGCTAGCCCTGTGGCCGCCATTTGCTCACATTCCGGCGTCACAAGCCCTGCGGCCGCCATTGCATCCTCTTCCGGCGGCGCAAGCCTTCTGCTTTCCGTGCCAGGGCAGTGCGGACCCTGCATGGCCGCCTTCTGCTCCAGTGTGGCATTTGGGCCGCCCGCCGGGCACCCTTCCTCTGGCGTCCGGGCCACCCTCCTGGCCGCCCCAGCCGGGCACCTCTCGTCTGCCGTCCGGGACACCTCCTGACTGGCCTTGGTAGGTGGGCCGTGTTCTCGCCTCCATGCCCCCCTTCTGCCCGCCTCGGTTTTGGActcttttgttttggactttgttgGGCTGTCTGGGATCTGTCCCTTGATGGGGGAGTACTTTTATGGTTTGGGTTGAttagttttgtgttttgtcatgatctatgttttgtttgattttcgtTGTCATGTCTCCTTGTTGTCATTGTGCCTGTCATAACGGTCCCCTTGTGTCTTCCAATCAGCACCCTCTGCCCCTTGTGTCCAGGTGTTTGTCATTGTCTCATTAGTTTGCTCATATTTAGTTTCCTCCTCCCCTGCATTCTTTGTTGGATTATTCATTTGTGTCACAGTCTGTCAGTCGTCCTGTCATTGCCCTGGTTAGTCTAgtgagtttttgtttgttacttggtttctgatttttggtcttttataTAACAGCATTTTCCACGTCCCTTGTTTGTTCCTTGGGAAATAAAATCCCTTTTTTCTTCCAACCTGTTGCAAGCCTGCCTTGCCTCCCTCTttcctgcatctgggtcctccaccGCCCACACACCTAGatcaacttatttttatttttttctacttgaaTGTATATTGTGCTttacagcacattattttccccTCTAGAAAGTTAGGGAGGTTTTAGACAAAATTCAATCCAATGGATTTTGAAATTTCCATTAAATATTAGGCAACTTCTCTCTCtacccactcttaaaacacatctttgttctttgaCATTTGACTCGGCATGAGGctcattgtttcaatgttttatggtgcctgttgtattttactattaatttattttttacttacctacttgtgttattttatttacttattaattTACCCACTTACGATATTAATTTGTTTGGtttacctgtctttattccatgactgatttttactccatgtacagcactttgtatgaaatgaagttccgagttgagtagtttttgTGACGTCAGAACTATagttgtgattttgccgactgtcaactgcacaattgagtgagctTGGTTTATTAAACTGATCTCTCTGCATGGCGACTGTGTCCGGCTGTCAGCATGCATCAAAGTATCCAATCATCACGTCgattagactgcctttgaaaagtagtccgatGGCTCTAATTGCAGCCGCTAGCACATTAACACTGTAGACGCCCTAAACACTGACAACAGGACTACACTGGCAACAGGCACCATGTGATACAATGTCAGCATAATTAAGTCTTCTTTTAGTGCCCTTAATTGGCGATCAAACGAGATTTCACTGACAAAGTTGTTTTAGTGACTTTGGTTGCAATAGTTTATGCTGGCAATATGAACGGCAGACACATTCCGCAAGACGAGTAAAGTCATCCGTTGCGCCGCGACAGGCAAAACGCTCCcgggaaaaacttcaaaataaaagcatttcttgcattgcgctccacatattacttggtatgggaaggtttattttgaagttggcctttcAATATAATGCCAGCCCTACTGGCGTTATATTGAATTATATAtactataatatattatatatactactactactagcaCTGTAAGTGACTCAGTAAAATACTGTTATATTAGTCACTTTTTGTAGAGAATATAGAATATATGCCGGCTATGAGTATTGTGATAGTCTGTcatgtacagttgtgcttgaaagtgtATATACTCAAAGGGTATGGTAAGAAAACAGCGTAAAATACCTTCAAAGGTTGAAGTTGACACGAGTAGAGATGTGCAAGTGAATTGTTGGCGACGATTCATAGCTTTCTTTGTGCTATTAAACGTTAATATTTagcttttttacatttacagttgtgctcacaAGTTTATTTAACTTTCAAGTACAACTGTAGcgtttgcattcatttcaatggggaaagacaATTTTAGTGTTTTAAGTGACAAGcatggtcacagaacaaattgaaCTCAAGTCACCAAAgtatgttaaaatgttatttaaaacctgatctgtatatatgtattaaaGGGCTTGACAAGATTACTTAAATCTCACCGTAAGAGTAGCTTATTccaagtttggcaggattcttcTGATCCTCAGTCACACCGGTTCCTTCGATTTTCCTAAGCTCTCCTTTCCTGTCGATCGAGAGAATTCTTGTTATGTATAATATTATATTCCGGGaaatttcatcatcatcatatcttTTTCCCCACTCACAGTATTTCCGAGCTAACAACTCGAATGGACCTGTCCCCTCTGTATGTGAAATTGGTCTCGATGCAGCGGCCCCTCTCGAACTGCGTCGGCAGTCTGGCGATTTCGACCCACCTCCCCATGAACTGTAACAGGCATAATGATCATTGTTTTGAATGTGTAGAGTTGATTGTTGAAGAGCCAAACAACTGTGAAGGAAGGTTTGGATTTTCTGTCTAAAGAAGTACACAACCTGAACATGACATCAGTCCTGGTGGGTTTGGGACATTTCAGAAAGATGGTACTTCAggcagggggggaaaaaatgtatgaaaaacacttgtagGCCATAAACTAAGACGATCAAAAGGCATCAGCATTAATTGATaactatttgaatttggctacAACTAGCAGAAGTGTTAGCTTGATGTCTAAAGACGTACAGTGTGTGATCTTCCTTGTACGGGACATTCCAAATGGTTGGACTGGCAGTGGCTGATGTTTGTGCAATGACTCCTATTGATTTGCAACCTGCTCAGAGTTTTACAATGCTTGTTTTTCCGCACATAAACAGCACACTGGTCTTTGTTAGTTACAGTGATGCCTTGGCATACaaatttattcaattattttaaatgagaaagagagaaagagaaaaaagagagataTGACCTGTTTGAGGTTGAAAGCTGGTTGAACATCGGGTTCTGGACATGGGCCCCAGTGAGGCACCTGAGCTTCAACGAGTGGCACAATGAATGCCACCAGTACCAAAAACAGCTTCATGGTGAGCTTCACCTTTGAAATCTGACAAAGATGAAAGGTTTTGATGGTAAACCAGACATATTGTGCTTTATTTCATAACTGAAACCAATTCTTAAGATGTCTTGTGGCATTCTATAAAATTGTGTTATAACAATGCCAGAATGGGCTATTGGTTAGCCCATCTATGGCATTTTctgttatgtgttagcattaagctagcagacttaaaAAGAAAGTTTTGTGATTAGGTGTGAATAAATGGGGGGCTATTTACAGCAGCCAATATAACTAAAGCACAAATTAGCCAACTAGCCTACAACTGAGGACATGTAGCTCAATTTTAGTTAACAATTACATGTTTTCTTTGGATCACATGCACTTCCATTATGCAACTCTTATGCTACTGAACAAGTGAAGGATGCATTGTAAGATAGATTGTGatccatctttttttaatttccaaatttaaatgtacatatattagctacaggaaaaaaatggcaagaGATTATAGATAGCTATAGTTGAGGGGAAAGAATCACAATTAAACAAGGTTTTGATTGAATTATTTCAATGCACATGCATCGCAGCTCACTGTATACAAACACTAGTATCAAAAACAATGCAGTCATCTTCAACAGTGCTTCTACTCATTTTTTGTGAACCAAATGTATGACAAAACATACAATTCGCAAATAAGTCaacaaatattgtttaaaaattcatGTAGGCAAGTTTGTGTGCTTAATCCTGCTTATGACCAAATGAAGTTATGAAAAGATAAAAAGTTCTTACCTCAGATGTGGTCGGACAGAAATGTTGCAGCGAGTGAGATTTGGTCCACAGTGTGCCTCTGCGTCATCAATGCTGTCTTTGTGCTCGGGGCTTCACTTTATTTCAAACTTGAAGTCAACTATTAGCAAATTAGAGTCATAGGGGACATACCAGGAAGTGTTATGAAACAATCTTGATTGGGCCTCTGCTGTGCCACATACAGATATTAATTAGAATTctgaagagttttttttattttttatttatgactaGCGCTTTACACAAAGCTCATATTTGATAACATTTGGACAAAATCTCTATGGCAATACTGTTTGAAGGGCCCTGGAAATGGTGAAAATCTTCCTAAAATGGCAActtcaaatgaaaatggcagacttcctgcaTCTTTTCATGCATGGGATCTTCAAACCTTCAAACCTGTTCTGTATCTATTAATGATGAAcatgatgtactgtactgtgtgtgtgtgtgcgtgcgtgcgcatttttgtttgtttgtttgctgggCAAACCATTTTGAAAGTCTTCTCAACCACACCAACACTGTCGATATACACATTTTGGATAATTTCCCAGATCTGGCACCAATCGTGGACCTCGCCACCCCATCTTTTTCTGAAACCCGGCAAGCCATTGCGGGCCTAAAGAATAACAAAAGCGCTGGACCCGATGGCATCCCTGCAGAGGTTCTCAAACACGGAGGGTATCTCCTCACGCGCCGCCTGCATCTCCTGATGGGAAACAGAGAACTGTCCCACAGGATTGGAAGGTTGCTTACATTGTGCTTATCAACAAGCAGAAAGGCTACAGAACAGTCTGCGGAAACAGCCGAGGAATTTCTCTCTTCTCCATCACAGGAAAAGTTCTGGCAAGGTTGCTTGAGCACATTTCGGAAGCTGTGCTTCCGGAAACTCAGTGTGGCTTTCAGAAGACTAGATTTGTCTTAAGACAGctaatggagaagagcagagaatATCACAAGGACCTCTACATAGCCTTCATTGACCTCAGCAAAGCCTTTGACACCATCAACCGTGAGTTGCTGTGGAAACATCTCTCCAAACTTGGGGTACCACCCAAGTATCTCTGCATCCTCCAGCAGCTACATGATGGGATGTAAGCCAGAGCGCTCACAGGTGAACGTTGGGGTAAAGCAGGGCTGCGTCTTGGCTTCATGCGACATGAAGATGGTGTCCATGTGGAGGACCGCCTAGATGGAAGCCTCTTCAACATCCGGCGGCTTCAGGCCCACACAAAGACACAAACCTGTCAAATCTGTGAGCTTCAGTATTCTGATGACTGTGCTGTCTTGGCTCACAGCCCAGAATCTATGCAGCACGCCCTCACCTCCATTTCGAGTCTCTACCAATCCTTTGGTCTCCAGGTTAACATTCACAAAACTGAGGTCATGTCCCAACTCACTACCCAAACCTCCGCACCCCCCAGTTTTCATATAAATGGCATTCCACTGAACACAGTGGATCACATCACCTACCTTGGCTCCACCTCATGCTGTTCCCTTGTCGCCTACACAGCAGGGTCTTCCAAAACAGAAACTTGAAGGTCAGCACCAAGTTTGCCGTGTACAATGCAGTATGTCTCTCCACTCTCTTCTACGGGGCAGAGTCAAGGACCCCATACCGCTCAGTAACTGGAGGCCTTCCACATCCGCTGCTTACAGAAGATCCTTGGCCTGTCCTGGAAAAATCGAGTCCCCCATACAGATATCCTCAAGAATAGCAACTCTATCTGTATGGAAGCAGCCGTGGCTAAGAAGCATTTTCTGTGAATTGGACACACCATCCGCATGCCTGACCACCGTCTACCCCGCCAAGTCCTCTATTGCCAGTTGAGAGGCGCAAAGCGCTCTGCTGGGGGGACAAAAACGGCGTTTCAAGGACTACACCAGGGACCTCTTAAAGCACGTCAACATCAACCCCACGCAGCTTGAAACTCTGGCATTTGACAGATCAGCTTGGAAGATGACTTGTGCCACTGCAGCTACACAAATACATCAAACCATCCAAGAAAGACGATCCGAGAGGCGCATTAAACGACACCAACGGGCGGCTGGTACCCCCTAGCATCCGGGTTCCCTTGCCCCATTTGCAAGCGGGTATGCAGCTCAAGGATCGAAATGGCATTTTGTATTATATCCAGAGGTAGGTAGTAacaagttacatttactccattcctcttactccgctatattgggctacactagagtcgttacccgccGGCCCATTCAAACattagatttaccgtattttcacgcaagcgctccgcttgactgactgtgtgggacagtgggagcatttccgcggaTACTAGTGATGTGACGTTCACGAACGATTCCAGTCTTTTGAACGGCTCTTGTGACGATGAGAAATGAGTCTTTATAGAGACCCGTTCAGCCCCCTAACAACCGCCCCCACCTCCCCCGCGCGCCACTGTTCGCTTTTTGGAGGGAGCATTATCTTCACATATTAGCTTCAATCAAATAATTCACTTGTACGTGGGTCGTTAAACTCTGAAACAAGCAAAAAGGAGGACACTGCTTTTTGCACATGCCTGCTTTAGCACCATGGCAGAAGTTAGAACACAAGctcaaaaagttattattattattattattttatgatttgaagatgccagcatttgcacataaatttatgttttgtcaatctgatgacattgtttaaaaaaaaaaaaatctgacttcatGTTTAAGCAATTACTTAGTACTTGAGTAGTATTTTTAGCTAATACTTTATACACTAATACTTATGACTGTttgttacttttacttgagtaatattatatTGAAGGAACGCttctctacccacctctgattATATCACTGTCCAAATTCATGAAGCATACAGAAGCTTGTAGTTTCCTTCTATATTGTGATGACAACAGCATGTTTCTGAATGCGCCGCCACTCAGATTTAAGGCTTATTTTTGGGATTATTCAACCTAAACAATCAGCTCAGTCAACAAGACCTAAACAAGATTTGAGCAAGACGTAATGCTTCCACTTTAGCGGGATTAGGTTGCAGTGTGAAACGTCCGGATGGCAGATTGTAGCTGTAATTAGAAGAGGACCAAGCAGAAAGAGTGTCTTGTTTGTCAATTTATAGCCATGGAGGTTAAACCTGCCGTGATCCCTTTGCCTCGCTGTGACTCTATAATGCTGCCTGCAAACAAGATGGACAGAAATCCCTCATAAAAAGCTTATGGGACAACAGATTCCTAAATGACCAGTTTAGATGTTTTTAAGTCCTAATGCTTGATTCCAAAGTCCTTTATTAAGGCCTTTTGGCGCGCAAAACGGCACTAGTATTGCTTATAGTAAGATGCCATTTACTGACCAATTTGGATGTAATGTCTATATCCAATTTCTCTGTGAAAAAGGGGCTGTGCTAGGTTCTGTGTACGAGGTACAGGCTAGTCAAAATGAACTGCACCGTTTTGCCACTGATACTCTAATGAGGCGGAATTTGTATGAAAGACACTAATGTCTTCATCTATCCAATGCAGGCTGATCATTTATTGAAGGCAAGTGAGGTCATTGACTGGGTTCTGTATGAAAGGCACAGGCGaataaatgcaatttatttgtttggcCAATTTTGCGGGGACTGTGTTTTAAAGAAGGCCAACATGAGATTATGACGTGAGCCTTTTTCACACCGTTTGTGTAAAATTGGAGTAACGGCAGAGTCCGCATTTATTCACCCAGAACCCagcaaagtgggaaaaattaATGCATGCTAATAGTGTCATGTTTCAGTTCTGTaaggttgggtttttgtttttgggagttcttgtttttttttgtgtctgtgttttGTTATGCTGTCCCTGTgtccttcccttgtctcgtcaaGCTTTATTTGGTCCACCTTTGTTTGCCTGCCGTTCctcgtgtgtcaaccaatcattGCCCTCTGCCACTTGtttcttgcccaggtgtgtctcgtcaTGTCagttagtgttggtgtatttgccctgccttcacgtgctatgggaaagatggacCTTACCACTTGGGAATTCCTAATTAAGACCGAGTTctgttcatgtgcttttgttgttgtttccaaaaaaatacacatggaAGCTGACGTACTCTTTGCTCGTAAAACTGAACAATTAAGGCAAATAATGAGTTGTAAAGGACAGGAACTTGAATTGTGTATGCTACGTAAATGTGTAGATTCTAAAACAGCCTGCTAGTGGACGGCAACGCccttatgtattaatatttcttgccattcacgAATCCTTCTACGCTCTTCGCCATGTTGAAACTCGAATAGTTCTCTCAGCTCGGAAACTCGGGTATCAAAATATATTCCCAGTTGTCCAGTGGAAAATACGACATGAGGAGGCGTTCacgtgcaattttctactcgacgtgtggtatttaccataatttcgatACCACGGGAAGGCAGCATTAGTCCTTTGTTTTCTGTCGGTCCGTGTTGGTCCattgtgtgtgtcagtgtcatGTTTTGTCGTTGCACCTTGTCAAGCCTTTTACTTAGCTCATTGTTTTCTGATTatggactttgttgttttttgtttacctgcccgtttttgtttaattaaagaaaaaggggaaaaaatgaaccTCAAATCTGTTTCCTTGCACTTGGGTCCACTACCATACCAATCCCTGACAAATAGCCTCACTGGCCTTCAATTTGTTGTGCTGCGGTGGATAGATGAAGAGGCCTCTTTCACAAAGAGTGCTAATGACTTAATGACTTCATCTATCCACTGCAGTTTATTGAGGCTATTAGTGTGCCATTTGTCCCACTTTGCTGGGTTCTGTATGAAAGACACAGGTAAATAAATGCAGATTCTGCTGTTACACTGATGTTGTGGAAATTCAAAATGGAAGAAGCTAATGGCTTCTATCCAACGCAGCCCAACCTATTACTGAAGCCTATCAGGAATAGTTGTCCACCTTCATTTGTCCCACTTCGCTGTattctgtgtgaaaggcacagGTCAATAAATGCTATGCCTTAATTTTGCGGAAACTTTGCTCCCAATAAGGAAGTCAAAAGTGCTCTCATTTAGAAAATATGCCTCAAATTGCGGCACCCTGGCAGTAAGCGACTGGTGAGCACAAACCGTCAGCTTAGGAGGTCTGAGTAGATGATCCAGCCAATTTAGACGGAATTTTAACAAATGACCACCAAGCATGTTTGGGTCAACACGCTCGCACCCCAGCGAgagcaacacacaaaaaatgcacaaacaagACTTATGGAAGGATTTTCCAAGCGTCGGGGCATCAGGCCTCTGAGCGGGAGGTCTTTGCTTATTTTGCCGGTGCAAAAAGGGAGCTAAGCATTTAGGTGTCTTAACTATGGCCTAAAGTGCTAACAAGGGATTAGTGAGGTAAACGTCCAAAGAGGTTTAGCGCTTAAGGAGCAGTGCTGCTTCAGTAATTACACATGAGTTTTTTGCAAGGTGCACACGGGCAGTTGGACGGGGAGATCACGGTGATGTCAGGACGAGGGAGGGCTTACCGCCACGGATAAGGCCCGCTAATGGAGATGAAACCAATCGGTATTTAAAAGGTCTTTTTTAGTTAAGGCAGTTAGGCTGGCAGGCAGTTTGCTGGTGTGGCGGGAAGCCGAGAAAGAGTTGACGCACGGCACGGGACACTTCCTTTCCGAGGTTCAAGGcgctttttgaatttttgtattCGTTCTGAACTCAAAAGATCCACTCGCTGGATTTTCAAGGTGAGTCTTTCCAAAATCTTACAAAGCCATTCCAGTTCaatgaaaaactttatttgactAAGTTTCATCTAACAACAAGAATATGTTCTGTTTTAATACTGCAATAATGGTAGGTTTTGTCAAACGTTAATACATGTTCATGATTAAATTGCTTGTAATTGGTGGAAAGGCCTGCAGGGGGATTTGACATGCCGGCTTAAAATCTATGGAATGGTGGAGGAATGCATCCCCCTTTCAGGATGAATATGCTGCGATCGCTATTGAGTGGGGAACATTAATCAATCAGATAACATGTTGCTGTACAATGTAAGTACAGCATCAGGGTCCTTTTCATGAAAAGAACCTTTACGAGGGAAAGGTAGCACATTTGGTAATGGTAAATTATAATTGAGTCTATTGATGCAAGATAACCATGTGACTACTcccagccatttatttattttgtttttatttatttattatatttattgagGGCAAGGAAAAcaacttttggaaaaaaaacgtaaaaagtcaaaatggatGCCTTTAAAGCTTTCAAAGTGTTGATTCCTTCTAGCTaatcaaaaaatgaattaaaataatcatactaaaaaaaatgtatatagtcgcaaatgtctaaaaaatttattttttggaaggCATACATTCATTTTTCATGCTTTTGTATAATTTTGTAGGACCTTGAATTGAGTAACACCGGAATCACTTTAAGTCCACAGAACCTTGTGACTTCTCCAAAACgactttgattttttaaatgtttttttttattgtattttgtttttgttttgttttatttgaatttatgcCTTCTAGAAGAATAGCTTATTAGTATATTGCTGGGTTTGTAATCATGTTTACCCTGCGACCCGTTTTAGGCCTTGACCCTGCTTTAATTGTTCAATCAGTGCTTACCACTGACAAGCTGCGTATAATGGAATTGTCCAAGTGTAACTGAGAGTATATGAAgctttagtgtgtgtgtgtgtgtgtgtgtgtgtgtgtgtgtgtgtgtgtgtgtgtgtgtgtgtgtgtgtgtgcatgtgtgtgtgtatgtgtgcatgtgtgaatgtgtgtgtgtgtgtgttggagggGGCTTAAGAAGGGGCGAGACAATGTCTGATATGACCTCCTCTAGGCTGCAGCTAAGTCGTCAGCAATTTTTCCCTTGAATTCATTCTTGTAATGGGATTACGTGGGCAACACTAAATCCCAAGGAGTCCAATCCCCTGCGCATTAAGCAGCCGCCTGTCGCACAAATACTTTGAGCGCTCACCTTTCATTAGGGTGTtctctttttaaattaataatattaattacgAGTTGTGAGAATTGCTGTTgaaatgttctgaactcctgtttccaCGAATGTAGCCTAGACTGAATTGGCATCGatgtaaaatgtgattttatttgcccaaaaaattatcagcaacaagaaaaatataCTTTAATTGTCTAAATAAtagttatatgaaaaaaaatgattattaatgcagtaatcatatttttcttcttttatttattttattatttattgtattcatgTTGATTtactaaaaattttttttagaaataatcATACAGTAACTATTATCTCTGAATGTTCTGACTCAAAATATCTTTTAagattgttgttaaaaaatgggatggaaaaaaatagcaaacggtagaaaaaatgtgtgtgtactttaaattatttaaattataaacTCGAAACAATATTATTCAACAGGGCTTCTTACTAGATATAttagtatttgtatttgtatagagttttttttctccaaatataCTGCTCCTAAAAAATGATGATGTTTGTGACCATTCACTCAATATTACTGAAATAGTCATAAATAATATTTCTCTAATTGTTCTGAACTACATCTGAAcatctgaaaaat is a window of Vanacampus margaritifer isolate UIUO_Vmar chromosome 2, RoL_Vmar_1.0, whole genome shotgun sequence DNA encoding:
- the LOC144042649 gene encoding apolipoprotein D-like, whose translation is MKLFLVLVAFIVPLVEAQVPHWGPCPEPDVQPAFNLKQFMGRWVEIARLPTQFERGRCIETNFTYRGDRSIRVVSSEILKGELRKIEGTGVTEDQKNPAKLGISYSYVLPFSPYWILSTDYVNTAVVYSCTDILRLFHLDFAWILSRTRTLPRSTIDSAKEIFANNNIDVIRMIDTKQQGCDKDAPWVDDQFF